A single window of Sulfitobacter sp. JL08 DNA harbors:
- a CDS encoding HAD-IA family hydrolase → MTSAQRLIIFDVDGTLVDSQRDIIAAMTRAFDGVGLPHPPHSDILSIVGLSLDVAMARLVPDAPEDQRVQMVHGYKDAYIALRAETGAALSSPLYAGAADTLAMLNAVPENILGVATGKSRRGLDKLLAAHGMEQLFLTQQVADFHPSKPHPSMIEAAMRDIGVGPAQTVMIGDTSFDMDMAKAAGVGAIGVSWGYHDISRLHAADRIVDSFPALDEALQDILGARV, encoded by the coding sequence ATGACGTCTGCGCAGCGACTGATCATTTTTGATGTGGATGGCACGCTGGTGGACAGCCAGCGCGATATTATCGCGGCCATGACACGCGCGTTTGACGGGGTTGGCCTGCCGCACCCGCCCCACAGCGATATTCTTTCGATTGTCGGGCTGTCGCTCGATGTGGCCATGGCCCGGCTGGTGCCGGATGCGCCCGAAGATCAGCGTGTGCAGATGGTACACGGATACAAGGACGCTTATATCGCTTTACGTGCCGAAACCGGTGCGGCTCTTTCTTCGCCGCTTTATGCGGGCGCGGCGGACACGCTGGCGATGCTGAATGCCGTGCCGGAAAACATTCTGGGCGTCGCCACGGGCAAATCACGGCGCGGTCTGGACAAGCTGCTGGCGGCGCATGGCATGGAACAACTGTTTCTGACCCAGCAGGTCGCCGATTTTCATCCGTCCAAGCCGCACCCTTCGATGATCGAAGCGGCGATGCGCGACATCGGGGTAGGGCCGGCGCAAACCGTGATGATCGGCGATACAAGTTTTGATATGGACATGGCAAAGGCGGCGGGCGTCGGTGCCATCGGGGTCAGTTGGGGATATCACGATATTTCGCGCCTGCATGCGGCTGACCGGATTGTTGACAGTTTTCCGGCGCTTGACGAGGCATTGCAGGACATTTTGGGGGCGCGCGTATGA
- a CDS encoding YybH family protein, with protein sequence MSFETEMQAIIDRYVDAYNRHDLVAIGAMYTEKAALYSPYGPAALGHAAVMQAHKDWFGANEQNKRMRVIRAEGKGDLAYCVIHYAGDFPDDAGSLITESGVSVNVLKRHVDGHWQIHITSLTSDTPDHA encoded by the coding sequence GCAATCATCGATCGCTATGTCGATGCGTACAACCGGCACGATCTGGTGGCGATTGGCGCCATGTACACAGAAAAGGCAGCCCTTTATTCGCCCTATGGTCCGGCCGCGCTGGGCCACGCGGCAGTGATGCAGGCGCACAAGGACTGGTTTGGCGCGAACGAACAAAACAAGCGGATGCGCGTGATCCGCGCCGAGGGCAAGGGCGATCTGGCCTATTGCGTGATACATTACGCGGGTGATTTTCCCGACGATGCGGGCAGCCTGATCACCGAAAGCGGCGTGTCGGTCAACGTGCTGAAGCGCCATGTCGACGGACATTGGCAAATCCATATCACCAGCCTGACAAGCGATACGCCAGACCACGCCTGA
- a CDS encoding RluA family pseudouridine synthase, with translation MSRVQTVTVEEGDSDQRLDRWMRRLFPQVSQGRIEKMCRKGDLRIDGGRVKASTRVQAGQQVRIPPLPEAGQISAQAKTSISAADAKMIQSCVIYRDDHIIALNKPHGLPVQGGSKQVRHVDGLAEALKFGLDEKPKLVHRLDKDTSGVLLLARTRSVASALTAAFRHRETRKIYWAAVAGVPHPQSGVIKYGLVKARGHGDGGEGEKMYCVHPRDVDSTDGAKRATTDYTVLAAAAKRTAWVAMIPVTGRTHQLRAHMAEIGHPIVGDGKYGGSGQDNLGDGWGANLGGDVSKKLHLHARSLTLEHPVSKAILHLTAPLPPHMEQTWNLFQWSANDVPVDPFEDFE, from the coding sequence ATGAGCAGGGTACAAACCGTCACCGTAGAAGAGGGCGACAGCGACCAGCGGCTGGATCGCTGGATGCGGCGCCTGTTTCCGCAGGTCAGTCAGGGGCGCATCGAAAAGATGTGCCGCAAGGGCGATCTGCGCATTGATGGCGGACGGGTCAAGGCCTCGACCCGCGTTCAGGCGGGTCAGCAGGTGCGTATCCCGCCGCTGCCCGAAGCGGGCCAGATCAGCGCGCAGGCCAAAACCTCGATCAGTGCGGCAGACGCCAAGATGATACAATCCTGTGTGATCTACCGCGACGATCACATCATTGCGCTGAACAAACCGCACGGCCTGCCGGTGCAGGGCGGCAGCAAACAGGTGCGTCACGTGGACGGACTTGCCGAGGCGCTGAAATTCGGTCTGGATGAAAAACCCAAACTGGTCCACCGGCTGGACAAGGATACATCGGGTGTTCTGCTTCTGGCGCGCACCCGCAGCGTGGCAAGCGCGCTGACAGCCGCGTTCCGGCATCGTGAAACCCGCAAGATCTACTGGGCTGCCGTGGCCGGTGTGCCGCATCCGCAATCCGGCGTGATCAAATACGGGCTGGTCAAGGCACGCGGGCACGGTGACGGTGGCGAGGGCGAAAAGATGTATTGCGTGCATCCGCGCGACGTGGACAGTACCGATGGCGCAAAACGCGCCACCACAGATTACACCGTGCTGGCGGCCGCCGCGAAGCGTACCGCCTGGGTCGCGATGATCCCGGTGACGGGCCGCACCCACCAGTTGCGTGCGCATATGGCTGAAATCGGCCATCCGATTGTCGGTGACGGAAAATATGGCGGGTCGGGGCAGGACAATCTGGGCGATGGCTGGGGCGCCAATCTGGGCGGCGATGTCAGCAAGAAACTGCATCTGCATGCGCGTTCGCTGACGCTGGAGCATCCGGTGTCCAAGGCAATCCTGCACCTTACCGCCCCGCTGCCCCCGCATATGGAGCAGACCTGGAACCTGTTCCAGTGGTCGGCGAATGATGTCCCTGTCGATCCGTTTGAAGATTTTGAATGA
- a CDS encoding ATP12 family chaperone protein — translation MSEWKQKRFWKKAETVPVADGFTVHLDGRAIKTPVKAGLIVPTRAIADAIAAEWDAQEDLVKPHTMPVTRAANAAIDKVTPQFVEVADMLAAYGDSDLLCYRATSPDELTERQADFWDPLLDWAETALNARLVTVAGVMHQAQSPESLQELRQRTHALNAFELAAFHDLVSLSGSLIIAFAAIKGHLPPQTLWEVSRLDEIWQQEQWGKDDEAEAAAAIKAEAFFASKRFFDLCQSLPDNPRPAA, via the coding sequence ATGAGCGAGTGGAAACAGAAACGGTTCTGGAAAAAGGCCGAAACCGTGCCTGTCGCGGACGGGTTTACGGTGCATCTGGATGGTCGCGCGATCAAAACGCCGGTCAAGGCCGGGCTGATCGTTCCGACACGTGCGATTGCCGATGCGATTGCGGCGGAATGGGATGCGCAGGAAGATCTTGTGAAACCGCATACGATGCCTGTGACCCGTGCCGCGAATGCCGCCATCGACAAGGTCACGCCGCAGTTCGTCGAAGTTGCCGATATGCTTGCCGCCTATGGTGATTCGGACCTGCTGTGCTACCGCGCCACATCCCCGGACGAGTTGACCGAACGTCAGGCCGATTTTTGGGATCCGTTGCTGGACTGGGCGGAAACGGCGCTGAACGCCCGTCTTGTCACCGTTGCAGGCGTCATGCATCAGGCGCAATCACCGGAATCTTTGCAAGAACTGCGCCAGCGCACCCATGCGCTGAACGCATTTGAACTGGCCGCATTTCACGATCTGGTCAGTCTGTCCGGCTCGCTGATCATCGCATTTGCCGCGATCAAAGGCCATTTGCCGCCACAAACGCTGTGGGAAGTGTCGCGGCTGGATGAAATCTGGCAGCAGGAACAATGGGGAAAAGACGACGAAGCCGAAGCCGCCGCTGCAATAAAGGCCGAGGCGTTTTTTGCCTCCAAAAGGTTTTTCGATCTTTGCCAAAGCCTGCCAGACAACCCGCGTCCGGCTGCATAA
- the crcB gene encoding fluoride efflux transporter CrcB, protein MMTSLFSVALGGAIGASLRYGVGVWLLRAFGPTGFPLGVISVNIIGSFLMGVLVVLAAQKGLTHLNPFLAVGVLGGFTTFSSFSLETVNLIEKGQFGMAGAYVVLSVVLSIAGLLLGLWCARGVWA, encoded by the coding sequence ATGATGACATCGCTTTTTTCAGTTGCCCTTGGCGGCGCAATCGGGGCCAGCCTGCGTTACGGCGTTGGCGTGTGGCTGCTCCGTGCATTCGGGCCAACCGGCTTTCCTCTTGGGGTGATCAGCGTCAACATCATCGGGTCGTTCCTGATGGGTGTTCTGGTGGTGCTGGCCGCGCAAAAGGGTCTGACCCATCTGAACCCGTTTCTGGCAGTTGGCGTTCTGGGCGGTTTCACAACCTTTTCGTCCTTTTCGCTTGAGACGGTGAACCTGATCGAAAAGGGACAATTCGGAATGGCCGGAGCCTATGTCGTATTGTCGGTTGTTTTATCCATCGCGGGCCTGTTGCTGGGCCTGTGGTGCGCGCGCGGGGTCTGGGCATGA
- a CDS encoding trypsin-like peptidase domain-containing protein — protein sequence MIRILLFLLCLLPAPFAAAETRVPNSQQEMQLSFAPLVKQAAPAVVNIYARFVTEARPNPFSSDPFFGRFFQDFAAPQPRVQNSLGSGVILSSDGIVVSNYHVVGMATDISVVLADRREFSARVLLGDKDSDLAILQLDGAADLPSLALRDSDSVEVGELALAIGNPFGVGQTVSSGIISGLARSGGAGGAGHGYFIQTDAPINPGNSGGALIDMQGNLVGINTSILTRSGGSNGIGFAIPADLVAAFVDQARAGNSGFERPWAGMSGQVVDAEMAETLGLDVPGGIVVSALHPVSPFKTAGFEVGDVITAVDGAAVNTPAEMVYRMSVAGLGQDVSITRWRGDTANDVAVTLMTAPETPPRDTVLLGDDSGLPGLAVSQINPAVIAEFNLPLLAGGVVVSDAGPVAPRVGLRTGDVILAINGDVIETPPDVRKTLRRSGRGLVFDIQRGTNRAQLRFRR from the coding sequence ATGATCCGAATTCTGCTTTTCCTGCTGTGCCTTTTGCCTGCCCCTTTTGCGGCGGCTGAAACGCGTGTTCCAAATTCCCAGCAGGAAATGCAGCTTAGTTTCGCGCCACTGGTAAAGCAGGCGGCGCCTGCGGTGGTCAACATCTATGCCCGTTTCGTGACCGAGGCCCGCCCCAACCCGTTTTCCAGTGATCCGTTTTTTGGCCGCTTTTTTCAGGATTTCGCTGCCCCGCAACCCCGCGTTCAGAACTCTCTGGGATCAGGCGTGATCCTGTCATCGGACGGCATTGTCGTGTCCAATTACCATGTTGTCGGCATGGCCACCGACATAAGCGTCGTGCTTGCTGACCGGCGGGAATTCAGCGCCCGCGTGTTGCTGGGCGACAAGGACAGCGATCTGGCCATTCTGCAACTGGATGGCGCGGCGGACCTGCCCAGCCTTGCCCTGCGCGACAGTGACAGCGTCGAGGTGGGCGAACTGGCGCTGGCCATCGGCAACCCGTTTGGCGTGGGCCAGACCGTCAGCAGTGGTATCATTTCGGGGCTGGCACGCTCTGGCGGGGCGGGCGGTGCCGGGCACGGCTATTTCATCCAGACCGATGCGCCGATCAATCCGGGCAATTCAGGCGGTGCGCTGATCGACATGCAGGGCAATCTGGTCGGGATCAACACCTCGATCCTGACGCGGTCGGGGGGATCAAACGGCATCGGTTTTGCCATTCCCGCCGATCTGGTTGCGGCCTTTGTCGATCAGGCCCGCGCCGGAAACAGCGGGTTCGAACGCCCATGGGCCGGCATGAGTGGTCAGGTCGTGGATGCCGAAATGGCTGAAACGCTGGGCCTGGATGTGCCCGGCGGTATCGTGGTGTCAGCGCTGCACCCCGTCAGCCCGTTCAAAACCGCAGGCTTCGAAGTTGGCGACGTCATCACCGCTGTTGACGGTGCTGCCGTGAACACACCCGCTGAAATGGTCTACCGGATGAGCGTGGCCGGTCTGGGGCAGGATGTGAGTATCACGCGCTGGCGCGGCGACACCGCGAACGATGTTGCTGTAACCCTGATGACAGCGCCCGAAACGCCGCCCCGCGATACGGTTCTGTTGGGCGATGACAGTGGCCTGCCGGGGTTGGCCGTGTCACAGATCAATCCGGCGGTGATCGCCGAGTTCAACCTGCCATTGCTGGCGGGCGGCGTGGTGGTGTCCGACGCCGGCCCCGTAGCTCCGCGTGTCGGATTGCGAACCGGCGATGTAATTTTGGCCATCAACGGCGATGTGATCGAAACGCCGCCGGATGTGCGCAAAACCCTGCGCCGGTCAGGTCGTGGTCTGGTGTTTGATATCCAGCGCGGCACAAATCGCGCGCAATTGCGGTTCAGGCGCTGA
- a CDS encoding replication-associated recombination protein A, with amino-acid sequence MADLFDQPGADPVPSAHRPLADRLRPKTLAEVIGQDQVLGPDAPLGIMLASGSLSSLVFWGPPGVGKTTIARLLADETDLHFVQISAIFTGVPDLKKVFEAARIRRQNGQGTLLFVDEIHRFNKAQQDGFLPFMEDGTILLVGATTENPSFELNAALMSRAQVLVLKRLDLSDLERLTQRAEKELGKALPLTGDAREVLQEMADGDGRALLNLIEQVAAWKTDTKLDREALGTRLMRRAAKYDKGGEEHYNLISALHKSVRGSDPDAALYWFARMLTGGEDPRYLARRITRMAVEDIGLADPQAQTVCLHAWETYERLGSPEGELALGQAVAYLALAPKSNAGYVAFKGAMAMARKTGSEPPPKHILNAPTAMMKDIGYGKDYAYDHDAEYGFSGQNYFPDGVKRPVLYSPVERGFERELKKRLEFFAGLRAKRKT; translated from the coding sequence GTGGCGGATCTGTTCGATCAACCGGGGGCTGATCCTGTCCCGTCCGCGCATCGACCGCTGGCGGACCGTCTCCGCCCCAAAACACTGGCCGAGGTGATCGGACAGGATCAGGTGCTTGGTCCGGATGCGCCCTTGGGGATCATGCTGGCATCGGGCAGCCTGTCTTCGCTGGTGTTCTGGGGGCCGCCCGGGGTGGGCAAAACCACGATCGCGCGACTGCTGGCGGATGAAACCGATCTGCATTTCGTTCAGATCAGCGCTATTTTCACCGGTGTGCCCGACCTTAAAAAAGTGTTCGAAGCGGCCCGCATCCGCCGTCAGAACGGGCAGGGCACGTTGCTGTTCGTCGATGAAATCCACCGCTTTAACAAGGCCCAGCAGGACGGGTTTCTGCCTTTTATGGAAGACGGAACCATTTTGCTGGTCGGGGCCACCACCGAAAACCCATCGTTCGAATTAAACGCCGCCCTGATGTCGCGGGCGCAGGTTCTGGTGCTGAAACGGCTGGACCTGTCCGATCTGGAACGGCTGACACAGCGGGCGGAAAAGGAATTGGGCAAGGCGTTGCCGCTGACCGGCGACGCGCGCGAGGTGTTGCAGGAAATGGCCGATGGTGACGGGCGCGCCCTGCTGAACCTGATCGAACAGGTGGCGGCATGGAAAACCGATACCAAGCTGGATCGCGAGGCGCTGGGCACCCGCCTGATGCGGCGCGCGGCCAAATACGACAAGGGCGGCGAAGAACACTACAACCTGATTTCCGCGCTGCACAAATCCGTGCGCGGCTCTGATCCGGATGCAGCACTTTACTGGTTCGCGCGGATGCTGACCGGGGGCGAAGACCCGCGTTATCTGGCCCGCCGGATCACCCGCATGGCGGTCGAAGATATCGGGCTGGCCGATCCGCAGGCCCAGACAGTGTGCCTGCATGCATGGGAAACCTATGAACGGCTGGGCAGCCCCGAAGGCGAACTGGCGCTGGGGCAGGCGGTGGCCTATCTGGCGCTGGCCCCCAAATCCAACGCCGGCTATGTCGCCTTCAAAGGTGCGATGGCGATGGCGAGGAAAACCGGATCGGAACCGCCGCCCAAACACATCCTGAATGCCCCCACGGCGATGATGAAGGATATCGGCTATGGCAAAGACTATGCCTATGATCACGACGCCGAATACGGGTTTTCCGGCCAGAACTATTTTCCCGACGGGGTGAAGCGGCCGGTTCTCTATTCCCCGGTCGAACGCGGCTTTGAACGCGAGCTGAAAAAGCGGCTGGAGTTCTTCGCGGGCCTGCGCGCCAAGCGCAAAACTTGA